The Comamonas sp. lk genome contains the following window.
AGCAAATGGTTGGGCATGGCCTGGCGTTGCAAAGCCTTGCTGCGCGCCGCCGTGACGCGGGCCTGGACGGTGCGACTGTCGTCGCCCTCGGGCGCGGCCAGCAATTCCTCGGGCGGCAAGGCGGCCACTTCCACATGCAGATCAATGCGATCTAGCAGGGGGCCGCTGATGCGCGACTGATAGCGCGCGACCTGATCGGGCGTGCAGCGGCAGGCGCGCAGGCGCGAGCCCCAGTAGCCACAGGGACAGGGGTTCATGGCGGCCACCAACTGAAAGCGGGCCGGAAACTCCGCACGCTGTGCGGCGCGCACGATGGTGATGCGCCCGGTCTCTAGCGGTTCGCGCAGTGCTTCCAGGGCACTGCGCTGAAATTCGGGCAGTTCATCCAAGAACAGGGCGCCACAATGCGCGTAAGAAATTTCGCCCGGTCTGGGGGGCGAGCCGCCGCCGACCAGCGCCACCGAGCTGGCCGTGTGGTGTGGCGCAGCAAACGGGCGCTGCCGCCACTGGGCCGGTGTGAAACGGCCGCTGAGGCTGGCAATGGCAGCCGCTTCCAGCGCTTCTTCATCCGTCATGGGCGGCAGCAAGGCAGCAAAGCGCTGGGCCAGCATGGATTTCCCAGAGCCTGGCGGGCCTACCATCAAGACGCCATGTGCGCCAGCTGCTGCAATTGCGAGAGCGCGCTTGGCCTGGGCCTGGCCGCGTACTTCGCGCAGATCCAGAGTCTGAGGGGCGGCCACGGCCTCGGTGGGGGCCATGCGCTGCCAGCCTGGCTCTTGCGCCAGCTCCGGGTCGCCCTCCTCAGGCGCCGCATGGGCCATGAACTGCCGTGCCACATCCAGCAGATGCCGGGCGCAGAACACTTCGGTGCCGGCGACAAAAGCCGCTTCCTGGGCGCTCTCGGGCGGCAGCACCAAGCGCGTGTGCTGCTGCTGGCGCTGCAGGGCCAGCGCCGTGGCCAGGGCACCGCGCACGGGGCGCAGCGCGCCGGTCAGGGATAGCTCGCCCGCAAACTCATAGTCGGCCAGGCGGCCGGCTTCAATCTGCCCGCTGGCGGCCAGAATGCCCAGGGCAATCGGCAAGTCAAATCGTCCTGAATCCTTGGGCAGGTCGGCGGGCGCCAGATTGACGGTTGGGCGCTGGTTATTGGGAAATTCCAGCCCTGCATTGAGTATGGCGGCCCGCACGCGCTCGCGGGCTTCCTTGACTTCCACATCGGCCAGACCTACCAGCGTGAACGAGGGCAGACCGTTGGCCAGATGCACTTCCACCGTGACGCGCGGCGCCTGCAGGCCCAGCAAGGCACGACTCTGAACTAAGGCAAGTCCCATAAGTCCCTCGATCCGCATTGAAGGCCCTAGGGTAGGCGCAAGCCTTGCACACAGGCAAGAGGGTGAGTGCAGAGGGAGCGCAAACCGTCAGCGCGCTGTGTCGTCTCGCGGCGGCGGCCGTGGCGTCAAGCGCCCGCGTCTACGCTCCGCCTTGGGGAAGTCGCCTTGCTGCTGCATCAGGGCGGCCCGCGCCCCTATGCGGGTAAACATCTGCGACAGCAGCTGCAGCTCGGCATCGCTGATGTCGCCGAGCAGCTCCTGATTGATCTGCCGTACCTGGGGAAACAACTGGGCGTGCAGAGCCAGACCGGCGGCCGACAGCTGTACCAGCGCCTGGCGTCCGTCTCCGGCAATGCCCTGCTTTTGCAGCAGGCCCTTGGCGATCAGGGTGGAGATGGTGCGCGAGGTGCGGGTACGGTCCAGCTGTGCATGTTCTGCCAGCTGTGAAGGCTGCATAGGCCCTTGGTCGGCCAACAGACCTATGAGTCGCCATTCACGCCGGGTGATGCCAAAACCTCCCTCGCACATGCGTACCACCATGGAGCCTGCCGAGCTCATCAGCCGTGCCAGGTGATAGAGAAACAAGTCGTCCAGCTTGGATGCTTGCCGCCATGGGTGGCTTGGTTCCTTGGGCATGAGGCTCTGTGGGTTTTCTCTAGGGATGATGGATTAGATTCATTATCCAGGCACTGCTTACAGTGGCTCCAAAGACATCTACAGGAGACACCATGCCTTGCTTTCGTATGACCCGTCGCGCCTTGGGAATGCTGGGAGCAGCGAGTTTGCTGGCCGCTCAATGGGGGGCAGTGGCCCATGCCTCCGATGCCTGGCCTGCCAAGCCCATACGCATCATCGTGCCCAACCCGCCCGCCGGCCCTTCCGACATCGCCATTCGTCCCCTGGCTGCGGCGGTGCAAAAAGTGCTGGGCCAGCCGGTGATTGTGGAAAACAAGCCCGGCGCCAACGGCAATATCGGCGCAGCCGAAGTCGCCCGGGCCCCGGCCGACGGCTACACCTGGTTCTGGGCCATGGACCCGGTGCTCACGGTCAACAAGCACATCTACAAGAACCAGGGCTATGCCGGTGACGCGATCGTGGTGCTTAATGCGGCGGCCCGGTTCTCGCAGACACTGATTTGCAACCCCGCCCTGGGCTTCAAGTCCGTCAAGGACATGGTGGACGCTACTCGTACCCGGGAGCTGACCTATGCCACCGGCGGCGCCGGCTCGCCCGGTCATCTGGTGATGGAGTCCTTGCTTTCCGCCACGGGTACAAAAATGGTGCATGTTCCTTACAAGGGCCCGGCGCCCGCCATGCAGGATCTCATGGGCGGTCAGGTCGACTGCGGCTTTCTGGCTGCGCCCACGGTGCTGCCCCAGATCCAGAGCGGCCGCGTGACGGCGCTGGCCACTTCGGGCAAGACGCGCTCTGCGCTACTGCCCCAGCTACCCACGATTGCCGAATCCGGCTATCCGGAGTTTGACGGCACGTTCTGGCTCTTGCTGGCCGCGCCCAAGGGGGTTCCGCCCGAGATCCAGAAGCGCTTTCTGGATGCCATGGCCCAGGCCATTCGCTCGCCTGGGCAGCAGGAAAAGGTCAAGTCCGTGGACATAGAGATGGTGGGCAGCACGCCCGAGCAGGCGCAGCAGAAAGCCAGGGAGCTGTCGGACAAATGGGGCGCTCTGGTGCGCAAGATCAAGCTCACGGCGGAGTAGGGCGATGAACGAAAACGGCATGAAAAAGCTCACCGGTACCGCCCGCCCGGCGCCTTACACTGCCAGTTTTGTTGATGAAGAATAACTTTTGCGCGAGCGGTTCGCCGTAAGGACAAGGAGATGGTCGCAATGCAAAGAAGAACCTTGGGCAAGTGGGCAATCGGTGCCGGGTTGGCTGCCGGTTTGCTGGGTACAGCTCTGGCGCAGGCGCAAGCCGTGGCGCCGCTGTTTCCGGGCAAGACGCCTTTGCGCATCGTGGTGGGCTACCCGCCCGGCGGTGCCACCGATCGCGTGGCCCGCATCGTGGCCGACAAGCTGCAGAGCAAGCTGGGCAGCCCCGTCATCGTGGAGAACAAGCCCGGTGCGGGCGGCCGTCTGTCGGCCCAGTACGTCAAGAACGCCCCTGCCGCACAGCCCGCGATTTTGCTGGCCAATCCTGCCGTGATGGTGGTGGCACCGCTGGTGTTTGCTGACTCCGGCTACGACCCCGAGAAGGACTTCAGGCCCATCAGCGAAGTCAACCGCTATGACTTCGGTCTGGCCGTTGCTAGCGCCGTGCCGGTCAAAGAGCTGTCTCATCTGTTTGCCTGGCTCAAGGCCAACCCGGAACGCGCCAATTTCGGCGTGCCTGCCACCGGCAGCCTGCCGCACTTTTTTGCGCTGATGCTGGGCGAGAGCGCCAAGGTTCCGGTCGAAGTCGTGGGCTACAAGGGCTCGGCTCCGCTGCTGACCGACCTGATGGGCGGTCAGGTGCCGATTGCCGTCGATACCCTGGACACCCAGATTGCCCAGCATGAAGCCGGCAAGCTGCGGATACTGGCCGTCTCCGGCGACAAGCGCAGCCCCATGGCGCCCGAGATTCCCACGCTCAAGGAACTGGGTGTGAGCCTGGTCGGCACCGGCTGGAACACCTTGTTTGCGCCGCAAAGCATGGCGCCGGCCACGGTGCAGCGCCTGTCCGAGTTGGTGCAGGAGGTGATGAAGGAGGCCGATACGCAGCAGAAATTTGCGGCTTCCAAGCTGGATCCTGTGGTCAGCAGCGCCCAGGAGACTGATCGCATGCTCAAGGCCTATCGTGCGCAATGGGCACCAGCGGTCAAACGTTCAGGCTTTAAGCCATGAGAGGCAATACCCCCTGAGGCGCTCCGCGCCTTCCCCCTGGAAGGGGGACGACGGCCTTTGCTGCGGGGCGGCCCTTGCCGGCCGTCTCGCGCTTGGGGCTTGCTAGTTGCAAGCGCCGCGCCAAGTGCCCGAGGTTTTAGGAGCATCAAATGCTTGGTTTGCTTTGGTTCAAGCATTAAAACTTCGTTGAATCAATTGATTGCAGGCGATAGCTGCTCCTGTTTTTGTGTCTTCTCTGTGATTTCTCCCATGACCGATTCCCGCCCCAATCTGATTTTTATCCTGGCCGATGACATAGGCTATGCCGACCTGGGTTGCACGGGTGCACGCGATGCGCACAGCAATGCCACCGATGTCTCGCCCCGCCTGGATGCCATGGCGCGTGAAGGCATGCGCTTTACCCGTGGCTACTCCAACTCGGCGGTGTGCTCGCCCACCCGCTTTGCGCTGGCCACGGGCCGCTGGCAGTACCGCTTGCGCGGCGCGGCCGAGGAGCCGATTGCCAGCGTGCACGGCGACAAGGTGCTGGGCCTGCCGCCAGACCACCCCACGGTGGCCTCGCTGCTCAAGGACGCCGGCTACGCCACGGCCCTGGTGGGCAAGTGGCATCTGGGCTACCCCCCGCATTTCGGCCCGCGCCTGTCGGGCTATGAAGAGTTCTACGGTTTTCACGCCGGCGGCAATGATTACTTTGCCCATTGCGACCCGCGCGGCCGCCCGGACTTCTGGATCAATGAAGAGCCGCACCAGGAAGACGGCTATCTGACCGACCTGCTGAGCCAGCGCGCCGTGGACTTTGTCGAGCGTCAGACGGCGGACAAGCCTTTCTTTCTGTCCCTGCACTACAGCGCACCGCACTGGCCCTGGCTGACCCGTGAGGACCGCGAGGAAGCCCAGCGTATTGCCGGCATTGGCAAGCACACGGACGGCGGCTCCATCGAAACCTACCAGCGCATGATTCACCACATGGATGAAGGCATTGGTTGGGTGCTGGATGCGCTGGAGAAAAAAGGCCTGAGTGAGAACACGCTGATCGTCTTTACCAGCGACAACGGTGGTGAGCGCTTCTCCAATAACTGGCCGTTTGTGGGCCAGAAGATGGACTTGCTGGAAGGCGGCATTCGCGTGCCTCTGGTAGCGCGCTGGCCCGAGCGCATTGCAGCCGGTGTCGTCAGCGATATGCCCAGTCTGACCATGGACTGGTCGGCCACCTTTTTGGCCGCAGCCGACGTGGCCGCGCATGCCGACTATCCGCTGGACGGCATCAGCCTGCTGCCGGTGATGAAGGACGCCAGCTGGAGCCCCGAGCGTGATCTGGCCTGGCGCATGAAGCACCGCGAGCAGCGGGCGTTGGTGCGTGGCGACTGGAAGTATCTGCAGGTGGAAGGCATTGAATACCTGTTCAATGTGAGCGCCGACCCACGCGAGCGCGCCAATCTGCGTGAGCGCGAGCCCGAAAAACTGGCCGAGCTGCGCCAGGCATGGCTGGACTGGAATGCGGCGCTGCCCGCCATTCCCGAAGAGGCCAAGGTGTCACTGGTGTTCACCAGAAACGAGCTGCCGCAAGCCAGTTACTGAAAGCGCCGTCCATCCGCGCCATCAAGCAGTCAGCTTTTGCTGCCAAGCCCGGGTGCCCAAGGCCTCGGGCTTTTTTGCGCCCTTGATTTGCACCAATTAAGTGCATTGAGCTCGTGCGAGGAGCCCAGCCTGCTTGCGCACCAAATTCGCGCATTGCCTGCGTGCCTCATCACAGGGCATGGCCAAGCCTGCGTTGGATGGCGCCCGTCGTCTATTGATTTTGATAGCTTGAAGCGCTTTTCGATCAAGGGCTGCATGGCACTTTCATACCAATAAATCGGTCAACAAACAGGCCGTATTGAAGTGCAACTCAATGTTGGCACGGTCTGTGCTTTTCACCGGTTAACACAAATTTTTTCAAACCGGAGGAAGCCAGAATGACCCGCATCGCTGTTAGCCGTTTCAAGACCTTCGCCAAGACTGCCGCATTGGCCTGCGTCGTTGCCGCCCCCATGTGGGCTCACGCACAACTCACTGCCAATGTGGCTTTGACCACCAACTACAAGTTCCGTGGTCAGGATCAGGACGCCAGCCGCACGCGCGCCGTCAAGCCTGCGCTGCAAGGCGGTTTTGACTATAGCTTCGGCGACAGCGGCTTCTACGTGGGCAACTGGAATTCCTCCGTGGACTGGCTGCCCGGCAACTCGCTGGAAACCGACTTCTACGGCGGCTACAAATTCAAGGCCGCTGATGTGGACTGGGATGTGGGCGCACTGACCTATGTGTACTCGGGCAACTCCAACGGCAACACCACGGAGATTTACGGTGCCGGTACCTACGGCCCTTTCACGGCCAAGTACTCGCACACCGTGTCCAAGGATTACTTCGGCTGGGCCGGTGCCAAGGCCGGTTCGGGTCTGAAGGGCCGCAACAGCGGTTATCTGCAGTTCTCCTACAGCCAGGAAGTGATGAGCAAGGTGACACTCAAAGCATCACTTGGTTACACACATTTCTCCAGCGACATCAAGAGCCTGGGTGTGCCCAACTACGTGGATTACAGCGTGGGCGGTGCCTATGACCTGGGCGACGGATTCTCTGTGGCTGCAGCTGTGGCTGGTGCCAACAAGAAAGCCTATTTTGGCGATGTAAACAAGGCGCGTCTGATCCTGACGCTGGCCAAGACTTTTTAATTTCTCAGGAGCCTGTCATGAAAATGGTGATTGCCATCATCAAACCCTTCAAGCTCGATGAAGTGCGTGAAGCACTGTCCCAGATCGGCGTGCAAGGTATCACGGTGACCGAAGTCAAGGGCTTCGGCCGTCAGAAGGGCCACACCGAGCTGTATCGCGGTGCCGAGTACGTGGTGGACTTCCTGCCCAAGCTCAAGATCGAGGCGGCCATTGCCGATGATCTGGTGGACGCGGCCATCGACGCCATTGAAGGCGCGGCGCGCACCGGCAAGATCGGCGACGGCAAGATTTTTGTGCAGGCGCTGGAGCAATCCATCCGTATCCGCACTGGCGAAACCGGCGACTCCGCCCTCTGAGCGCCGCAGCGTCTCAGGAATCATTTTTGAGAAAGATTGCCATGACCAAGAAGCTATTGAGTGCAGGCCTTGGATTGGGTCTGTTGGCAGCCAGCGCAGCCGTGTTTGCGCAGGACGGTGCCGCAGCTGCAGCAGCGCCTGCGGTGGTGGCCGCGGTCGAAGCTGCCGCCGTCGTAGAGGCCGTGCCTACCCTGAGCGCCGGTGATACCGCCTGGATGCTGACCTCCACCATGCTGGTGATCTTGATGATCATTCCCGGCCTGGCACTGTTCTACGGCGGCCTGGTGCGCTCCAAGAACATGCTGTCTGTGCTGGCGCAGGTGTTTGTCGTCTTTTCCTTGATCACCGTGCTGTGGGCCGTGTACGGCTATTCGCTGGCATTTGGTGGCGAAGGCAAGTTCTTCGCCAACTTCGACAAGCTGTTCCTGATGGGCATCACGCCGGACACGCTGTCCAGCGCGCTCAAGACCATCCCCGAGTATGTGTTCGTGGCCTTCCAGTCCACTTTCGCCGCCATCACCGTGGCGCTGATCGTGGGTGCGTTTGCCGAGCGCATCAAGTTCGCTGCCGTGATCGTGTTCTCCGTGCTGTGGTTCACCTTCAGCTACATCCCCATGGCCCACATGGTGTGGGGCGGCGGTCTGCTGGGTGCCGATGGCGCGCTGGACTTTGCCGGCGGCACCGTGGTGCACATCAACGCGGCCGTGGCCGGTTTGGTAGGTGCCTACATGCTGGGCAAGCGTATCGGTTTCGGCAAGGAGGCCCTGCCTCCGCACAGCCTGACGCTGACCATGGTGGGTGCCTCTTTGCTGTGGGTGGGCTGGTTCGGCTTCAACGCCGGCTCCGCCGGTGCCGCCAACGGCATTGCCGGCCTGGCCTTCATCAACACCATCCTGGCGACCGGCGCTGCCGCCATCTCCTGGATCGTGGCCGAAGCCCTGCTGCGCGGCAAAGCCTCCATGCTGGGTGCTGCTTCGGGTGCCGTGGCCGGTCTGGTGACCATTACGCCCGCTGCCGGTTTTGTCGGCCCAATGGGTTCCATCGTCATGGGCATCATTGCAGGCCCTTTGTGCTTCTGGGGCGTGTCCGGCCTCAAGCACATGCTCAAGGTTGACGATGTCTGCGACGTCTTCGGCGTCCACGGCGTGGGCGGTATCCTGGGTGCCATCCTGACCGGCGTGTTCTGCGCCAAGGGTCTGGGCGGTATCGAGCCCGAAGGCTACAACATGGCTCACCAAGTGTGGGTGCAGGTCGAGAGCGTGCTGGT
Protein-coding sequences here:
- a CDS encoding TorF family putative porin; translation: MTRIAVSRFKTFAKTAALACVVAAPMWAHAQLTANVALTTNYKFRGQDQDASRTRAVKPALQGGFDYSFGDSGFYVGNWNSSVDWLPGNSLETDFYGGYKFKAADVDWDVGALTYVYSGNSNGNTTEIYGAGTYGPFTAKYSHTVSKDYFGWAGAKAGSGLKGRNSGYLQFSYSQEVMSKVTLKASLGYTHFSSDIKSLGVPNYVDYSVGGAYDLGDGFSVAAAVAGANKKAYFGDVNKARLILTLAKTF
- a CDS encoding YifB family Mg chelatase-like AAA ATPase; protein product: MGLALVQSRALLGLQAPRVTVEVHLANGLPSFTLVGLADVEVKEARERVRAAILNAGLEFPNNQRPTVNLAPADLPKDSGRFDLPIALGILAASGQIEAGRLADYEFAGELSLTGALRPVRGALATALALQRQQQHTRLVLPPESAQEAAFVAGTEVFCARHLLDVARQFMAHAAPEEGDPELAQEPGWQRMAPTEAVAAPQTLDLREVRGQAQAKRALAIAAAGAHGVLMVGPPGSGKSMLAQRFAALLPPMTDEEALEAAAIASLSGRFTPAQWRQRPFAAPHHTASSVALVGGGSPPRPGEISYAHCGALFLDELPEFQRSALEALREPLETGRITIVRAAQRAEFPARFQLVAAMNPCPCGYWGSRLRACRCTPDQVARYQSRISGPLLDRIDLHVEVAALPPEELLAAPEGDDSRTVQARVTAARSKALQRQAMPNHLLQGAQLDAHLQLTPEALAFAHKAATRLGWSARGTHRALKVARTIADLADADTISQAHVAEALQYRRALMQSLVLG
- a CDS encoding MarR family transcriptional regulator yields the protein MPKEPSHPWRQASKLDDLFLYHLARLMSSAGSMVVRMCEGGFGITRREWRLIGLLADQGPMQPSQLAEHAQLDRTRTSRTISTLIAKGLLQKQGIAGDGRQALVQLSAAGLALHAQLFPQVRQINQELLGDISDAELQLLSQMFTRIGARAALMQQQGDFPKAERRRGRLTPRPPPRDDTAR
- the amt gene encoding ammonium transporter, which gives rise to MTKKLLSAGLGLGLLAASAAVFAQDGAAAAAAPAVVAAVEAAAVVEAVPTLSAGDTAWMLTSTMLVILMIIPGLALFYGGLVRSKNMLSVLAQVFVVFSLITVLWAVYGYSLAFGGEGKFFANFDKLFLMGITPDTLSSALKTIPEYVFVAFQSTFAAITVALIVGAFAERIKFAAVIVFSVLWFTFSYIPMAHMVWGGGLLGADGALDFAGGTVVHINAAVAGLVGAYMLGKRIGFGKEALPPHSLTLTMVGASLLWVGWFGFNAGSAGAANGIAGLAFINTILATGAAAISWIVAEALLRGKASMLGAASGAVAGLVTITPAAGFVGPMGSIVMGIIAGPLCFWGVSGLKHMLKVDDVCDVFGVHGVGGILGAILTGVFCAKGLGGIEPEGYNMAHQVWVQVESVLVTIVWSGVVSFVAYKIAALTVGLRVSEETERQGLDISSHGEVAYTR
- a CDS encoding Bug family tripartite tricarboxylate transporter substrate binding protein translates to MQRRTLGKWAIGAGLAAGLLGTALAQAQAVAPLFPGKTPLRIVVGYPPGGATDRVARIVADKLQSKLGSPVIVENKPGAGGRLSAQYVKNAPAAQPAILLANPAVMVVAPLVFADSGYDPEKDFRPISEVNRYDFGLAVASAVPVKELSHLFAWLKANPERANFGVPATGSLPHFFALMLGESAKVPVEVVGYKGSAPLLTDLMGGQVPIAVDTLDTQIAQHEAGKLRILAVSGDKRSPMAPEIPTLKELGVSLVGTGWNTLFAPQSMAPATVQRLSELVQEVMKEADTQQKFAASKLDPVVSSAQETDRMLKAYRAQWAPAVKRSGFKP
- a CDS encoding tripartite tricarboxylate transporter substrate binding protein → MPCFRMTRRALGMLGAASLLAAQWGAVAHASDAWPAKPIRIIVPNPPAGPSDIAIRPLAAAVQKVLGQPVIVENKPGANGNIGAAEVARAPADGYTWFWAMDPVLTVNKHIYKNQGYAGDAIVVLNAAARFSQTLICNPALGFKSVKDMVDATRTRELTYATGGAGSPGHLVMESLLSATGTKMVHVPYKGPAPAMQDLMGGQVDCGFLAAPTVLPQIQSGRVTALATSGKTRSALLPQLPTIAESGYPEFDGTFWLLLAAPKGVPPEIQKRFLDAMAQAIRSPGQQEKVKSVDIEMVGSTPEQAQQKARELSDKWGALVRKIKLTAE
- a CDS encoding P-II family nitrogen regulator, yielding MKMVIAIIKPFKLDEVREALSQIGVQGITVTEVKGFGRQKGHTELYRGAEYVVDFLPKLKIEAAIADDLVDAAIDAIEGAARTGKIGDGKIFVQALEQSIRIRTGETGDSAL
- a CDS encoding sulfatase-like hydrolase/transferase, with product MTDSRPNLIFILADDIGYADLGCTGARDAHSNATDVSPRLDAMAREGMRFTRGYSNSAVCSPTRFALATGRWQYRLRGAAEEPIASVHGDKVLGLPPDHPTVASLLKDAGYATALVGKWHLGYPPHFGPRLSGYEEFYGFHAGGNDYFAHCDPRGRPDFWINEEPHQEDGYLTDLLSQRAVDFVERQTADKPFFLSLHYSAPHWPWLTREDREEAQRIAGIGKHTDGGSIETYQRMIHHMDEGIGWVLDALEKKGLSENTLIVFTSDNGGERFSNNWPFVGQKMDLLEGGIRVPLVARWPERIAAGVVSDMPSLTMDWSATFLAAADVAAHADYPLDGISLLPVMKDASWSPERDLAWRMKHREQRALVRGDWKYLQVEGIEYLFNVSADPRERANLREREPEKLAELRQAWLDWNAALPAIPEEAKVSLVFTRNELPQASY